Proteins encoded in a region of the Parcubacteria group bacterium genome:
- a CDS encoding type IV pilus twitching motility protein PilT, whose translation MPTIQQELEDLMLSALKFNASDLHLNTGYKPILRIDGALTPLEEFSILTEEHSADLAYLLLGEKKDAFLERKEIDFSYNFKDKARFRVNVFLEKGFTSAALRLIPSKIKTIEELNLPAVIHKISKLEQGFVLVTGPSGHGKSTTLASIIDEINNLRAEHIITIEDPIEYLFIGNKSLVNQREVGSDTKNFYNALASLLREDPNVIMIGEMRDPETIASALTAAETGHLVFSSLHTNSASQTIDRIVDVFPADQQNQIRSQLANALSGIISQRLLPKISGGRIPATEVMFSNNATSNLIREDKAHQIDLVIETSLESGMISLNHSLAELVRRGEVAPETAMAYASNPAEFQTMISH comes from the coding sequence ATGCCAACCATCCAGCAGGAATTAGAAGATTTAATGTTAAGCGCGTTAAAATTCAACGCTTCAGACTTACATTTAAATACAGGATACAAACCGATTTTAAGGATTGACGGCGCTCTTACGCCGCTTGAAGAATTTTCAATTTTAACAGAAGAACATTCTGCCGATTTGGCTTATCTTCTTTTAGGCGAAAAAAAAGACGCATTTCTCGAAAGAAAAGAGATTGATTTTTCTTACAATTTTAAGGATAAAGCGCGTTTTAGGGTAAATGTATTTCTTGAAAAGGGCTTTACCAGCGCGGCTTTAAGATTAATTCCTTCAAAAATCAAAACTATTGAAGAACTAAACTTGCCGGCCGTAATCCATAAAATTTCAAAGCTAGAACAAGGGTTTGTTTTGGTTACCGGTCCATCCGGCCATGGTAAGTCAACCACCTTGGCATCTATCATTGACGAAATAAATAATTTACGCGCCGAACATATTATTACAATTGAAGATCCGATCGAATATCTTTTTATTGGCAATAAGTCTTTAGTTAATCAAAGAGAGGTAGGCTCTGATACTAAAAATTTTTATAATGCCCTTGCCTCTCTTCTAAGAGAAGATCCAAATGTTATAATGATAGGCGAGATGCGCGACCCGGAAACCATTGCGTCGGCTCTGACCGCGGCTGAAACCGGGCATCTGGTGTTTTCATCTCTTCATACCAATAGCGCCAGTCAGACCATTGACAGAATTGTTGATGTTTTTCCCGCGGACCAACAAAACCAAATACGCTCGCAACTTGCCAACGCGCTTTCGGGAATAATTTCCCAGCGGCTTCTTCCAAAAATTTCCGGAGGTCGGATACCGGCAACTGAAGTAATGTTTAGTAATAACGCCACTTCTAACCTAATTCGGGAAGATAAGGCCCATCAAATTGATTTGGTAATTGAAACTTCGCTAGAAAGTGGTATGATTTCTTTAAATCACAGCTTGGCGGAGTTGGTTCGTCGCGGTGAAGTGGCGCCCGAAACGGCGATGGCCTACGCCTCAAATCCGGCAGAGTTTCAAACGATGATTAGTCATTAA
- a CDS encoding type II/IV secretion system protein, translating to MAEKIKIDKEQKISPDVLVLIPEEAAQYYKMIPLALSENVLDVGLVDTGDVKAQEALNFLASRNGLVARVFKISEDDWSQLIKQYAGLKEEVGEALEGLRKELAEERIKLPETVLKTDKVEEAPIIRMVETILRHGIESKASDIHIEPLMKKLRVRFRLDGVLQTVVILPVEIAPAIVARVKILSNLKIDETRRPQDGRFTTMADEREVDLRVAVLPTARGEKVTMRILDPTIGLRTLSELGIVGRNLEVIERGIRKPFGMILMTGPTGSGKSTTIYGILQILNSESVNIVSLEDPVEYYIEGVNQSQIRPELEYTFANGLRQILRQDPNIIVVGEIRDAETAGLATQAALTGHLVLSTLHTNDAVGVIPRLINMSVEPYLIPSALNVALAQRLVKRLCPDCKKEVEAPEPIKKVILNAIDSMPEESRLKIKREEVKIYKAEGCSKCGHKGTRGRIAVFELLEMTPSLEEIIISGPTESKITAEAKRQGMITMFQDGIRKVLEGVIGFNELILVVSAAEEQKT from the coding sequence GTGGCGGAAAAGATAAAAATCGATAAGGAACAAAAAATATCGCCGGATGTTTTGGTTTTAATTCCTGAAGAAGCGGCTCAGTACTACAAAATGATCCCCCTGGCTCTTTCGGAGAATGTGCTGGATGTAGGCTTGGTTGATACCGGCGATGTCAAAGCGCAAGAGGCGCTTAATTTTTTAGCATCTCGGAATGGCCTGGTGGCCAGAGTTTTTAAGATTAGTGAAGACGATTGGTCTCAGTTGATAAAACAATACGCCGGTTTAAAAGAAGAAGTGGGCGAAGCTCTGGAAGGCTTAAGAAAAGAATTGGCCGAAGAAAGAATTAAACTGCCTGAAACAGTGTTGAAAACCGATAAGGTTGAAGAAGCGCCGATAATCCGAATGGTGGAGACAATCTTAAGGCATGGCATTGAATCAAAAGCATCCGATATCCACATTGAGCCATTGATGAAAAAACTTCGGGTTCGCTTCAGGCTTGATGGCGTTCTTCAAACCGTTGTGATATTACCGGTTGAAATTGCGCCGGCAATCGTTGCCCGCGTAAAAATTCTTTCCAACTTGAAAATTGACGAAACGCGGCGGCCGCAGGATGGCCGTTTTACGACAATGGCCGATGAAAGAGAAGTAGATCTTCGTGTTGCGGTATTGCCTACTGCCCGCGGCGAAAAAGTTACGATGAGGATTTTGGATCCGACCATCGGACTCCGGACCCTTTCGGAACTCGGCATTGTCGGCCGCAACCTTGAGGTTATTGAGAGAGGTATTAGGAAACCATTCGGAATGATTTTAATGACTGGCCCGACCGGTTCCGGAAAATCTACTACTATTTACGGCATATTGCAGATTTTAAATTCCGAATCGGTAAACATCGTAAGCTTGGAAGATCCGGTGGAATATTACATTGAGGGTGTTAATCAGTCGCAAATAAGGCCGGAACTGGAATACACTTTCGCTAATGGCCTTCGGCAGATTTTGCGGCAGGATCCAAATATTATTGTGGTCGGCGAAATTCGTGACGCCGAAACCGCCGGTTTGGCAACCCAAGCGGCTTTGACCGGGCATCTCGTTTTATCAACACTTCATACCAATGACGCCGTCGGTGTCATTCCGCGCCTTATAAATATGAGCGTTGAACCATATCTTATACCTTCGGCGCTAAATGTGGCCTTGGCCCAAAGGTTAGTGAAAAGGCTTTGTCCGGATTGTAAAAAAGAAGTTGAAGCGCCCGAACCGATAAAAAAAGTGATTTTAAACGCCATTGATTCTATGCCGGAAGAATCACGGCTGAAAATAAAAAGGGAAGAAGTAAAGATTTATAAAGCGGAGGGCTGTTCTAAGTGCGGCCACAAAGGAACCAGAGGGCGGATTGCCGTATTTGAACTTTTGGAAATGACGCCAAGCCTTGAAGAGATTATTATTTCGGGACCTACCGAATCAAAAATTACGGCCGAAGCCAAAAGGCAGGGGATGATAACGATGTTTCAAGACGGCATTAGAAAAGTTCTGGAAGGAGTGATAGGATTTAACGAACTTATTCTGGTGGTAAGCGCTGCCGAAGAACAGAAGACATAA
- the pilO gene encoding type 4a pilus biogenesis protein PilO, whose protein sequence is MNINIFRYLIFPLVLILVALAIGFWVLMPLYGHINAALEVKKQNEENLAERKKLTANLERLIGQYNERSADIASFNKAIPAGQNIPELLINLEALASETGMEFLGVNFKPEDFKSENIKTLVMEVKIKGSYFDFQNYLKAMEKSLRIFDVVGISFVGVGPGQIGARTDNLEFNLIISTYYQ, encoded by the coding sequence ATGAACATCAACATTTTTAGATATTTGATTTTTCCATTGGTCTTAATTCTTGTTGCCCTGGCAATAGGCTTTTGGGTTTTAATGCCGCTCTACGGCCATATCAATGCCGCGCTTGAAGTAAAAAAACAGAATGAAGAAAACCTGGCCGAAAGAAAAAAACTTACGGCAAATTTAGAGCGATTGATTGGTCAATATAATGAACGGAGCGCCGATATCGCTTCTTTTAATAAAGCCATTCCGGCGGGCCAAAATATCCCGGAGCTTCTCATAAACCTTGAAGCCCTGGCTTCGGAAACCGGCATGGAATTTTTGGGAGTTAATTTTAAACCAGAAGATTTTAAAAGCGAAAATATCAAGACATTGGTGATGGAAGTAAAAATTAAAGGATCGTATTTTGATTTTCAGAATTATCTCAAGGCTATGGAAAAGAGTTTAAGAATTTTTGATGTTGTCGGCATTTCTTTTGTTGGAGTGGGACCGGGTCAAATCGGTGCCCGGACCGATAACTTGGAATTTAATTTAATAATAAGCACTTACTATCAATAA
- the pilM gene encoding type IV pilus assembly protein PilM — MAPPFKLFGFELGPKNYLGVDIGTLSIKIIELSIENGRPKLQNYGILENYSLSATNSVQGPPTQKTQKIFGGEAVLMLRRLLKESGITAKEINMSMPIFSSFLTVMELPQMSEAEIKSAVQFEAKKYIPVSLDSVAIDWSLIGSNGSGKILILLVAIPRELINEYASVAGETNLKLLAVELETISAVRALMGNDPTPTVLVDMGSRDTTISIVDGGFLRISHSIETSGEDLTRVLSNNLNVSWRRAEEIKKENGLKTLDNNAQIAAVLIPLLDTVALAIKNIIEIYFTKTKKKIERLIIYGGAAKMPGLAEYFEGQLKIDVAAGDPFSRIAYPPNFKPIIDEIGHEFTVAAGLALRSLQ, encoded by the coding sequence ATGGCACCACCTTTTAAATTGTTTGGTTTTGAGTTAGGGCCGAAAAACTATTTAGGTGTTGATATCGGTACCTTATCAATAAAAATAATTGAACTTTCAATTGAGAATGGCCGGCCCAAGCTCCAAAATTACGGGATTTTGGAAAATTACTCGCTCTCGGCGACAAATTCGGTTCAAGGTCCGCCAACGCAAAAAACTCAAAAAATTTTTGGCGGCGAGGCTGTTTTGATGCTAAGGCGGCTCCTTAAAGAAAGCGGAATAACCGCAAAGGAAATCAATATGTCGATGCCGATTTTTTCAAGTTTTCTTACGGTAATGGAATTGCCGCAAATGTCCGAAGCGGAAATTAAGAGCGCGGTTCAGTTTGAGGCCAAAAAGTATATTCCGGTATCGCTTGACAGCGTTGCTATTGACTGGTCTTTGATTGGTTCAAATGGCAGCGGGAAAATACTCATTCTTCTTGTGGCTATTCCGAGAGAACTGATAAATGAATACGCTTCAGTTGCCGGAGAAACCAATTTGAAGCTTTTAGCGGTTGAACTTGAGACCATTTCGGCTGTCCGGGCTTTAATGGGAAATGATCCGACTCCGACGGTTTTAGTCGATATGGGCTCTCGCGATACCACTATAAGCATTGTTGATGGCGGATTTCTAAGAATAAGCCATTCCATCGAAACTTCCGGCGAAGATTTGACGAGGGTTCTCTCAAATAATCTCAACGTAAGCTGGCGCCGGGCCGAAGAAATAAAAAAGGAAAATGGATTGAAAACTTTAGACAATAATGCTCAAATAGCCGCGGTGCTCATCCCGCTTCTTGATACGGTTGCCCTTGCCATTAAAAATATTATTGAAATTTATTTTACAAAAACCAAGAAAAAAATTGAGAGATTGATTATTTACGGCGGCGCCGCTAAAATGCCCGGCCTTGCGGAATACTTTGAGGGCCAATTGAAAATTGATGTTGCGGCCGGCGATCCTTTCAGCCGAATAGCTTATCCCCCAAATTTTAAGCCGATAATTGATGAAATAGGACATGAATTTACGGTAGCAGCTGGTTTGGCGCTAAGATCTCTTCAATAA
- a CDS encoding ATP-dependent Clp protease ATP-binding subunit, whose amino-acid sequence MNLSPSFKNRLTSRAENVLKFAENLANSSSNFEQKKARLSVGHLLEAIFTIRGSLAYNILQNHNLKLSDFSFPSRNDLPLKMALKSALEEAMKYNYSHIGTEHLLWGALKEMRDCVKTERLQMVVNTENHLKEIFSVSGRTSNLKNADLPKSRTYGQNIFDKLIIDAYKNLVNLPDVLNNDHAKEPSSALETFGTELVEAAKKGTIDPTIGREKEIKRIVTIMSRHNKNNPMLIGEPGVGKTALVYGLAQKIATSDVPPFLLKKSIYQLDLGAIVAGTTFRGEFEARIKDILYEAEEKNAVIFIDEFHTVIGAGAAQGSLDVANIIKPLLSMRKIQIIGATTIGEWRKHIEKDAALERRFQPITIDEPTETQTEEILLGLLPVLEKHHNLKITPEAIKSAVVLATRYLNERFLPDKAIDLLDEAAALKSLENNLPAVLKGNDVARALNIITGIPIKNLAGPKNDLTATPDLTKIEKKLGQKIIGQKEGVRIIAETLRRANAGLNNKERPLGSFLFIGPTGVGKTELAKILHQEISPSTQIIKFDMSEFLEAHSIAKLIGSPPGYIGYEEPGNLTEKIRRNPYAVVLFDEIEKAHPQIANILLQIIEEGNLTDNHGRLTSFKNAIIILTSNLGSKEFSREAKRFGFISNHKKSLRDKYSEIKEAGLKALRRHFVPELLSRLDEIIVFNPLGPSEVRKIAMLEMKKMTEEAPDYKITVKNGVFDFIITKAGFHQNGAREIKRLINKTIANPLAEFLLNKKNHGRKNLDINVKNNKVVIS is encoded by the coding sequence ATGAATCTCTCGCCATCATTCAAAAACAGGTTAACGTCGCGGGCGGAAAATGTCCTAAAATTCGCTGAAAATTTGGCTAATAGCAGCTCAAATTTTGAGCAGAAAAAAGCCAGGCTTTCAGTCGGACATCTTTTAGAAGCAATTTTTACGATTCGCGGCAGTTTAGCTTACAATATTTTACAAAATCACAATCTTAAATTGAGTGATTTTTCTTTCCCTTCAAGAAATGACTTGCCACTAAAAATGGCCCTAAAAAGCGCCCTGGAAGAAGCGATGAAATATAATTACAGCCATATTGGTACCGAGCACTTGCTTTGGGGGGCTTTAAAAGAAATGAGGGACTGTGTTAAAACAGAGAGACTTCAAATGGTGGTAAACACCGAAAACCACCTAAAAGAAATTTTTTCGGTTTCAGGAAGAACAAGTAATTTAAAAAACGCGGATCTTCCAAAATCTAGGACATACGGCCAGAACATTTTTGACAAACTGATTATTGACGCTTATAAAAACTTGGTAAATCTGCCCGACGTTTTGAATAACGACCATGCAAAAGAACCGTCATCGGCTCTAGAAACTTTCGGCACGGAACTGGTTGAAGCGGCAAAAAAAGGAACAATTGATCCGACGATCGGCCGGGAAAAAGAAATCAAAAGAATCGTAACCATAATGAGCCGGCACAACAAAAATAACCCGATGCTTATCGGAGAACCGGGCGTCGGGAAAACTGCTTTAGTTTACGGCTTGGCTCAAAAAATCGCGACTTCTGACGTGCCGCCATTTTTATTAAAAAAAAGTATTTATCAGCTTGATCTCGGGGCCATTGTCGCCGGCACTACTTTCAGGGGCGAATTTGAAGCCAGAATAAAAGACATTCTCTACGAGGCCGAAGAAAAGAATGCCGTTATTTTTATTGACGAGTTTCATACTGTAATCGGCGCCGGCGCCGCCCAAGGTTCGCTTGATGTCGCCAATATAATCAAACCCCTGCTGTCTATGCGTAAAATCCAAATCATCGGCGCCACTACCATAGGCGAATGGCGAAAACACATTGAAAAAGATGCCGCTCTTGAAAGACGTTTTCAGCCGATAACAATAGATGAACCAACAGAAACCCAAACAGAAGAAATCCTTTTAGGGCTTCTTCCTGTCTTAGAAAAACATCACAATTTAAAAATTACGCCCGAAGCCATAAAATCCGCAGTGGTTTTGGCAACAAGATATTTAAACGAAAGGTTTTTGCCCGACAAGGCAATCGACCTTCTTGATGAAGCCGCCGCTCTAAAATCGCTGGAAAATAACCTGCCGGCTGTTTTAAAAGGCAACGATGTCGCTAGGGCGCTGAATATCATCACGGGAATCCCGATTAAAAACCTAGCCGGCCCAAAAAACGACTTAACGGCGACGCCCGACTTGACTAAAATCGAAAAGAAACTGGGCCAAAAAATCATCGGGCAAAAAGAAGGGGTAAGAATAATCGCGGAAACCCTAAGGCGCGCCAATGCCGGCTTAAATAACAAAGAAAGGCCGCTCGGATCATTCCTCTTCATCGGCCCGACCGGAGTTGGCAAAACCGAATTAGCTAAAATTTTACATCAAGAAATCTCGCCCTCAACTCAAATAATCAAATTTGACATGTCCGAATTTTTGGAAGCCCATTCAATCGCCAAGCTTATCGGATCGCCGCCGGGTTACATCGGCTATGAAGAGCCGGGCAATCTCACGGAAAAAATAAGAAGAAATCCTTACGCCGTAGTTCTTTTTGACGAAATTGAAAAGGCTCATCCTCAAATTGCCAATATTTTGCTCCAGATTATTGAAGAAGGAAATTTAACCGATAATCACGGTCGCCTAACCAGCTTTAAAAATGCCATTATAATATTGACATCCAATCTCGGGTCAAAAGAATTCAGCCGCGAAGCCAAGCGATTCGGCTTTATTTCAAATCACAAAAAATCTTTGCGCGATAAGTATAGCGAAATAAAAGAAGCCGGCTTGAAAGCGCTGCGCCGGCATTTTGTTCCAGAACTATTATCGCGCCTTGACGAAATTATTGTTTTTAATCCTTTAGGGCCAAGCGAGGTGAGAAAAATCGCCATGCTGGAAATGAAAAAAATGACCGAAGAAGCTCCCGATTATAAGATCACTGTAAAAAACGGCGTTTTTGACTTTATAATTACTAAAGCCGGATTCCACCAAAACGGCGCCAGAGAAATAAAGCGCTTGATAAATAAAACGATTGCCAATCCTCTGGCAGAATTTCTTCTTAATAAAAAAAATCATGGCAGAAAAAACCTGGACATTAACGTCAAAAATAACAAAGTTGTTATTTCATGA
- a CDS encoding ComF family protein, producing MNLKNLLLDLIFPRHCLGCRVELTSKQASLICAACFDKIILNSALKCHICGLRIGRMEVHKNCRKKTNIKTIFSAGHYSDPILREAIHVFKYRSIESLKEILAELMVKYIKKERLLSEFTDSILVPIPLTLRRRVIRGFNQSELLANELSKFLNCPVVNMLTRKKFTAPQADISDWQKRKENVSGAFALSPRPDFSGRGSPTLWAASYPPAKGEARPAAAGRQNYRCPTSIILVDDVSTSGATLEEAALILKKAGVKEIYGLVVARG from the coding sequence ATGAACTTGAAAAATCTTCTGCTTGATCTGATTTTCCCTCGCCATTGCCTTGGTTGTAGAGTTGAACTCACGTCAAAACAGGCCTCGCTTATTTGCGCGGCCTGTTTTGACAAAATCATTTTAAATTCCGCCCTAAAATGCCACATATGCGGCTTAAGAATCGGCCGAATGGAGGTACACAAAAACTGCCGGAAAAAAACGAATATAAAAACTATATTTTCGGCCGGCCATTATAGCGATCCGATTTTAAGAGAAGCAATCCATGTTTTTAAATACCGCTCTATAGAATCTCTTAAAGAAATTCTGGCGGAATTAATGGTTAAATACATTAAAAAAGAGCGTCTTCTAAGCGAGTTCACCGATTCGATTTTGGTGCCGATTCCACTTACTCTAAGACGAAGAGTGATCCGCGGCTTTAACCAAAGCGAACTTCTGGCTAACGAGCTCTCAAAATTCCTTAACTGTCCGGTTGTGAACATGCTAACGCGAAAAAAATTTACGGCGCCGCAAGCCGACATTTCGGATTGGCAAAAAAGAAAAGAAAATGTTTCCGGCGCTTTTGCCTTATCCCCCCGCCCAGATTTTTCTGGGCGAGGCTCGCCCACTTTGTGGGCGGCATCTTATCCACCCGCCAAAGGCGAGGCTCGCCCCGCTGCTGCGGGGCGGCAAAACTATCGATGTCCGACATCAATAATTTTAGTTGACGATGTTTCAACCTCCGGCGCCACTTTGGAAGAAGCAGCGTTGATCTTGAAAAAAGCCGGAGTAAAAGAAATTTACGGGTTAGTCGTCGCTAGGGGCTAG
- a CDS encoding SagB/ThcOx family dehydrogenase translates to MSDSFFDFFNKNRPLIDPESPEWKTVSFKEYPRSLKILLPKPARLNIELSDAILKRKTEREFSARPVSKEILGTLLFWSMGILHKSEDGKNILHRPYPSGGARYPVELYAVVFRGEDLEKGAYHYNFKEHALEEIWHSDVSKIAEALPYEFAKNAAALIFLSFIGDRTMKKYGNLGYKFGMLEAGHIGQNIYLIGAAVGLGILALGGVDYEVVQKELDLDEEETVFYQLSLGWPKRG, encoded by the coding sequence ATGAGCGATTCATTTTTTGATTTTTTTAATAAAAACCGCCCCTTGATTGACCCGGAATCGCCCGAGTGGAAAACAGTTTCTTTTAAGGAATACCCGCGTTCTCTGAAAATTTTGCTACCAAAACCCGCCCGGCTTAACATTGAACTGTCCGACGCTATTTTAAAAAGAAAGACAGAGCGCGAATTTTCCGCGAGACCCGTTTCTAAAGAAATTCTCGGAACTCTGCTTTTTTGGAGCATGGGTATACTTCATAAATCGGAAGACGGGAAGAATATTTTACATCGGCCATATCCATCGGGCGGGGCGCGCTATCCGGTAGAGCTGTACGCGGTTGTTTTTCGCGGCGAGGACTTGGAAAAGGGGGCGTATCATTATAATTTTAAAGAGCACGCGCTTGAAGAAATTTGGCATTCCGATGTTTCTAAAATCGCGGAAGCCCTGCCATATGAATTTGCCAAAAACGCCGCCGCGCTTATTTTTCTTTCTTTTATCGGCGACAGAACAATGAAAAAATACGGAAACTTGGGATATAAATTCGGGATGCTTGAAGCCGGCCATATTGGACAAAATATTTATCTGATAGGAGCGGCAGTGGGTTTGGGCATTTTGGCCCTGGGCGGAGTGGATTATGAGGTTGTCCAAAAAGAGCTTGATTTAGATGAAGAAGAAACTGTTTTTTATCAGCTTTCTTTAGGATGGCCGAAGAGAGGTTAA
- a CDS encoding YcaO-like family protein translates to MENKGEFLRAERLGDFWENYARSLGPPFSVNSFLTEFLVHIFKGTALALEKLNGQNIYVKKTDSGLDRVPPRFHSLIKYLYEEGILEQISFPKPIPDWPSVPALNLKFGKGKTASGYALNYDMAAIKAFAELIEWHSLTLYDKRNFIYGSWKELKSNGAIDPRAFRGFQVDENSRFGWAPCYSLFDNKKHFVPAQLVYLGYERLPEEPLIRQTTTNGAAAGVSREQALEHAILEAIERDALMIHWLNKITPPKIDIGGLENLGNKTIAKIIGEYRRYKIDFALLDITADLGIPVVLTVIRDNAIGRPAIFLGAGADLNIESAIIHSLLEGLRAGYWNSVSREQIEAVNKKVPLIENIEERRVYWCDKSRMREVDFLLDGPIKKIERNEFGGASNQKKMELLKQILMVRGMKAYGVDYATKAAKDSGLKITKVLIPELYYLYLDERFRYSGIKRKDVNPIPHPFL, encoded by the coding sequence ATGGAGAACAAGGGTGAATTTTTGCGCGCCGAAAGATTAGGCGACTTTTGGGAAAATTACGCGCGTTCTCTTGGACCGCCTTTTTCTGTAAATAGTTTTTTAACCGAGTTTTTGGTTCACATTTTTAAAGGCACGGCTCTTGCTTTAGAGAAATTAAACGGCCAAAATATTTATGTGAAGAAAACCGATTCCGGTCTTGACCGTGTTCCCCCGCGATTTCATTCGCTAATTAAATACTTGTATGAAGAGGGTATATTGGAACAAATCTCGTTTCCCAAGCCGATACCCGATTGGCCCAGCGTTCCGGCTTTGAATTTAAAATTCGGCAAAGGTAAAACCGCTTCCGGATACGCTCTGAATTACGATATGGCGGCAATCAAAGCGTTTGCCGAATTAATTGAGTGGCATTCTTTAACTCTTTATGATAAAAGAAATTTCATTTATGGCTCGTGGAAAGAATTAAAATCAAATGGTGCGATTGACCCGCGCGCTTTCCGCGGTTTTCAAGTTGATGAAAATTCACGATTTGGCTGGGCGCCGTGTTATTCTTTATTTGATAATAAAAAACATTTTGTTCCCGCCCAGCTCGTTTATTTGGGATACGAAAGATTGCCGGAGGAGCCGCTTATTCGACAGACGACTACCAACGGGGCTGCGGCCGGAGTATCGCGGGAGCAGGCCTTGGAACACGCAATTCTAGAAGCAATAGAGCGCGATGCCCTGATGATTCACTGGCTGAATAAGATAACTCCGCCAAAAATTGATATAGGCGGTCTTGAAAATTTAGGCAATAAAACTATCGCTAAAATTATCGGCGAATATCGCAGATATAAAATTGATTTCGCGCTTTTAGATATAACTGCCGATTTAGGAATTCCAGTTGTGCTCACCGTTATTCGCGATAATGCCATCGGCCGGCCCGCTATTTTCCTTGGAGCCGGAGCCGATTTGAATATCGAGTCGGCGATAATACATTCTCTTTTGGAAGGGCTTCGGGCCGGATACTGGAATTCGGTTTCTCGGGAGCAAATTGAGGCGGTCAATAAAAAAGTGCCGTTAATTGAAAACATTGAAGAAAGAAGGGTTTATTGGTGCGATAAGTCGCGGATGAGAGAGGTTGATTTTCTTTTGGACGGCCCGATAAAAAAAATTGAAAGAAATGAATTTGGCGGCGCAAGTAATCAAAAAAAAATGGAGTTACTTAAACAAATTTTAATGGTGCGCGGGATGAAGGCCTACGGCGTTGATTACGCCACTAAAGCCGCCAAGGACTCCGGCCTTAAGATTACAAAAGTTTTAATTCCGGAACTTTATTATCTTTATCTTGACGAGCGTTTTAGGTATTCGGGAATAAAAAGAAAAGATGTAAACCCAATACCTCATCCATTTTTATGA